One window of the Rhodothermales bacterium genome contains the following:
- a CDS encoding amidohydrolase family protein, with protein MIRSSARFIPVLVLLFGTGLPLFAQDHVTVEDYEPRTTLVVPAHEVTSAKYPFVDVHSHWFAAATMRPGQIDSLVADMDGMNMAVMVNLSGWSDDRLAQGIDNMEGRHPSRFVTFANIDFEGFGTPGWTARAVAQLREDVEVHGARGLKIYKSLGMRVEDPDGNRVPVDHPAIDPVWALAGELGIPVLIHSADPANFWQPKDRFNEKWLELKLRPERWHPPGEGPTFEEIIAEQHRVFGRHPGTVFINAHLGWMGHDLGGLGALLDRYPNVYSEVGAVLYELGRQPVTARQFLTDYKDRILFGKDAYNVEEYHAYFRTFETSDEYFDYYRKYHAQWKLYGLDLPDDVLQHIYYKNALRIIPGLDASLFPSE; from the coding sequence ATGATACGTTCTTCCGCCCGCTTCATTCCTGTTCTGGTCCTGCTTTTCGGGACGGGGCTTCCGCTTTTTGCCCAGGATCATGTCACGGTGGAGGACTACGAGCCCCGGACGACCCTGGTCGTACCGGCCCATGAGGTAACGTCGGCCAAGTATCCGTTTGTGGATGTCCACAGCCACTGGTTCGCCGCCGCCACCATGCGCCCGGGGCAGATTGACTCGCTCGTGGCCGACATGGACGGCATGAACATGGCGGTCATGGTGAACCTTTCAGGCTGGTCGGATGACCGGCTTGCCCAGGGCATCGACAACATGGAGGGGCGCCACCCGTCCCGTTTCGTGACGTTCGCCAACATCGATTTCGAAGGATTCGGCACGCCGGGCTGGACCGCGCGCGCCGTCGCCCAGCTTCGTGAGGACGTGGAGGTGCACGGCGCGCGCGGGCTGAAGATCTACAAGAGCCTGGGCATGCGTGTGGAAGATCCCGACGGCAACCGCGTGCCGGTGGACCATCCGGCCATCGATCCGGTCTGGGCACTGGCAGGCGAACTCGGCATTCCGGTGCTCATCCATTCGGCCGACCCGGCGAATTTCTGGCAGCCCAAGGACCGATTCAACGAGAAGTGGCTGGAATTAAAGTTGCGGCCGGAGCGCTGGCATCCGCCAGGAGAAGGCCCGACGTTCGAGGAGATCATTGCGGAGCAGCACAGGGTGTTTGGCCGGCACCCGGGTACGGTGTTCATCAACGCCCATTTGGGGTGGATGGGACATGATCTGGGCGGGCTGGGAGCGTTGTTGGATCGCTACCCGAACGTGTATTCCGAAGTCGGTGCGGTGCTGTATGAACTCGGACGCCAACCGGTCACCGCCAGGCAATTCCTGACCGACTACAAGGACCGCATCCTGTTCGGGAAGGATGCCTACAACGTGGAGGAGTACCACGCCTACTTCCGCACGTTCGAAACGTCGGACGAGTATTTCGATTACTACCGCAAGTACCACGCCCAGTGGAAACTGTACGGCCTGGACTTGCCGGACGACGTCCTGCAGCACATCTACTACAAGAACGCGCTGCGCATCATACCGGGACTCGACGCGAGCCTCTTCCCATCGGAATGA
- the uvrB gene encoding excinuclease ABC subunit UvrB: protein MSDLIRPDVPFRIQSEFEPTGDQPRAIAELLQGIDRGDQFQTLLGATGTGKTFTMSHVAASVGKPTLVMSHNKTLAAQLYAEFKHFFPDNAVEFFISYYDYYQPEAYIVHSDTYIEKDMSINERIDRLRLKATSSLISGRSDVIVVASVSCIYGLGSPDTYREQVVQLKVGQTVVRKALLHELISIHYTRNDVDFKPGTFRVRGDVVEIFPAYAEEEAFRIEFWGDDIEKLSVFDPLTGQERTQDTYLTIYPAKIFVTPKEQVEKAVVSIEEELRWRLAVLRENGGVLEAARLEQRTMFDIEMLKEVGYCSGVENYSRHLTSRAPGERPYCLLDYFPDDFLMVIDESHATIPQIRAMYNGDRARKLNLVEHGFRLPSALDNRPMTFEEFEDKMNNVVFVSATPGDYELEQCGGVFVEQIIRPTGIADPTVHIRPTTNQIDDLLEEIRQVLERKERVLVTTLTKRMAEDLSDYFDGYGLRVRYLHSDIDALERVEILRGLRLGEFDVLIGVNLLREGLDLPEVSLVAIMDADKEGFLRSDRSLIQTAGRAARNVNSKILLYADTVTGSMQRMMDETTRRREIQLAYNEEHGITPRTVLKSREQIMEGTVIAEEKNIEGGPQSRYYDGPDQLKKVADPVLQYLTDDQKRDLKKQLKKEMMEAASNLEFERAAELRDTIEQLE from the coding sequence ATGTCCGACCTCATCCGCCCCGACGTTCCGTTCCGCATCCAATCCGAGTTCGAGCCGACGGGCGATCAGCCGCGCGCCATCGCCGAGCTGCTGCAAGGCATTGACCGGGGCGACCAGTTCCAGACGCTGCTCGGCGCCACCGGCACCGGCAAGACCTTCACCATGTCGCACGTGGCCGCCTCCGTCGGGAAGCCCACGCTCGTCATGAGCCACAACAAGACGCTCGCGGCCCAGCTCTACGCCGAGTTCAAGCACTTCTTCCCCGACAACGCCGTCGAGTTCTTCATTTCCTACTACGACTACTACCAGCCGGAGGCCTACATCGTCCACTCCGATACGTACATCGAGAAGGACATGTCCATCAACGAACGCATCGATCGGTTGCGGCTGAAAGCCACCAGTTCGCTGATTTCCGGGCGCAGCGATGTGATCGTCGTAGCGAGCGTATCGTGCATCTACGGACTCGGCTCGCCGGACACCTACCGCGAACAGGTCGTGCAGCTGAAGGTGGGGCAAACCGTGGTGCGCAAGGCGCTGCTCCACGAACTCATCTCCATCCACTACACGCGCAACGACGTGGACTTCAAGCCCGGTACGTTCCGGGTGCGGGGGGATGTCGTCGAAATCTTCCCCGCCTACGCCGAAGAAGAGGCCTTCCGGATTGAGTTCTGGGGCGATGACATCGAGAAATTGAGCGTGTTCGATCCGCTTACCGGCCAGGAGCGGACGCAGGACACGTACCTGACCATCTACCCGGCCAAGATCTTCGTGACGCCCAAGGAGCAGGTGGAGAAAGCCGTGGTGTCCATCGAAGAAGAACTGCGCTGGCGATTGGCCGTGCTGCGCGAAAACGGGGGCGTGCTGGAAGCCGCACGGCTGGAGCAGCGCACCATGTTCGACATCGAGATGCTCAAGGAAGTCGGCTATTGCAGCGGCGTGGAGAATTACTCGCGGCATCTCACGAGCAGGGCTCCCGGCGAGCGTCCCTACTGTCTGCTGGATTACTTCCCGGATGACTTCCTCATGGTGATCGACGAGAGCCACGCCACCATCCCGCAGATCCGGGCCATGTACAACGGCGACCGCGCGCGGAAACTGAACCTGGTGGAGCACGGATTCCGGCTGCCTTCGGCGCTCGACAACCGGCCCATGACGTTCGAGGAGTTCGAGGACAAGATGAACAACGTGGTCTTCGTATCGGCCACGCCCGGAGACTACGAGTTGGAGCAGTGTGGCGGCGTGTTCGTGGAGCAGATCATCCGGCCGACCGGCATTGCCGATCCCACGGTGCATATCCGCCCCACGACGAACCAGATTGACGATTTGCTTGAGGAAATCCGCCAGGTCCTGGAGCGGAAGGAACGCGTGCTCGTGACCACGCTCACCAAGCGGATGGCAGAGGATCTGTCCGATTATTTCGATGGATACGGGCTGCGCGTGCGCTACCTGCATTCGGACATCGATGCGCTCGAGCGGGTCGAAATCCTGCGCGGTTTGCGGCTCGGGGAGTTTGATGTGCTCATTGGCGTGAACCTGTTGCGCGAAGGGCTGGATTTGCCGGAAGTATCGCTCGTGGCCATCATGGATGCCGACAAGGAGGGCTTCCTGCGCTCGGACCGCTCGCTCATCCAGACGGCCGGCCGCGCCGCCCGGAACGTGAACAGCAAGATCCTGCTGTACGCCGACACCGTCACCGGCTCCATGCAACGGATGATGGACGAAACCACGCGTCGCCGCGAAATCCAGCTCGCCTACAACGAGGAGCACGGCATTACCCCGCGGACCGTGCTGAAGTCCCGCGAGCAGATCATGGAAGGCACGGTCATCGCCGAAGAAAAGAACATCGAGGGTGGGCCCCAGTCGCGGTATTACGACGGCCCCGACCAGCTCAAGAAAGTGGCCGATCCGGTGCTCCAGTACCTGACCGACGATCAGAAGCGCGACCTGAAGAAGCAGCTCAAGAAAGAGATGATGGAGGCGGCCTCCAACCTCGAATTCGAACGCGCCGCCGAACTCCGCGATACGATCGAGCAGTTGGAATGA
- a CDS encoding T9SS type A sorting domain-containing protein, translating into MTQYRFFLYLSAIALLCLTISGFVRPCNAQFELLVEHERNTGNVLLREVNGITIYTYVGASQISLIDASGTVRSYQIIDPSVRVIGFSESFEGFFLEMDDLSVQVLNVGQSVDQYSIDPFPISLWSAHDQIISTSLGTFIRSGGDISIYNLASESFDVEYSLPPSGVVRSGSDFLDADSLLVYVQSTYGPDSCCAHVAFRTGEGDWSIVDGVEKSLAHELGKGILYLGHDTGFQVFDLTKRDRGGSYIAYDRPAEPSAIREGPSGSVYFSTLVGEIWKYDEAVGWSTPVTTDESILSLVLEGSDVRAYASNTGLWYNTSIPVNTVHEPRDRSQGVDVYPNPANSGSPIFVQLPPNGTHHVSNTVNVFDVLGREVWTTRYMGDSIQIGTNVTSRLSPGVYLIILSTGDFYHRQTSTILVIE; encoded by the coding sequence GTGACCCAATATCGATTCTTTTTATACTTATCTGCAATAGCGTTACTCTGCTTAACGATTTCAGGTTTTGTCCGCCCTTGCAATGCTCAGTTCGAATTACTGGTTGAGCATGAGCGCAACACGGGAAATGTTCTTCTTAGGGAGGTAAATGGCATCACCATTTACACGTACGTGGGTGCTTCCCAGATTTCTCTGATTGACGCCTCTGGAACTGTGCGCTCCTATCAGATCATCGATCCGTCAGTCAGAGTCATAGGGTTCTCGGAGTCTTTTGAAGGATTCTTCCTGGAGATGGACGATTTGTCCGTGCAAGTGCTGAACGTGGGACAATCGGTCGATCAGTATTCAATAGATCCGTTTCCAATATCCTTGTGGTCAGCGCACGATCAAATCATATCAACATCCCTGGGCACCTTTATTCGTTCCGGAGGAGATATTTCTATTTACAACCTTGCGTCAGAATCATTCGACGTTGAATATTCGCTCCCACCGTCAGGCGTCGTTCGATCCGGATCTGACTTTCTGGACGCCGACTCTCTCCTGGTCTACGTCCAGAGCACTTACGGACCAGATAGCTGTTGTGCCCATGTGGCATTCCGAACTGGTGAAGGGGACTGGAGCATTGTGGATGGAGTTGAAAAGTCGCTCGCCCACGAGCTTGGTAAGGGTATTCTTTACCTCGGCCACGATACCGGTTTTCAAGTATTTGATTTGACCAAACGTGACCGGGGTGGTTCGTACATCGCGTACGATCGTCCAGCCGAACCTTCCGCAATTCGGGAGGGGCCATCTGGAAGCGTCTATTTCAGCACACTAGTAGGGGAAATCTGGAAGTATGATGAAGCGGTGGGGTGGAGTACCCCTGTGACAACAGACGAATCGATCCTCTCCCTTGTTCTAGAAGGCTCAGACGTACGTGCATACGCCTCCAACACCGGGCTTTGGTACAACACATCGATTCCCGTAAACACCGTTCATGAACCGAGAGACAGGAGCCAGGGCGTGGACGTATATCCCAACCCGGCCAATTCAGGGTCTCCCATCTTCGTACAACTGCCCCCAAACGGAACCCATCACGTGAGCAATACCGTCAACGTGTTTGACGTCTTGGGACGGGAAGTCTGGACGACACGATATATGGGAGACTCCATTCAGATAGGTACAAATGTGACAAGCAGACTCAGCCCAGGAGTGTATCTGATCATCTTGTCAACGGGCGATTTCTATCACCGCCAAACATCCACTATCCTCGTTATTGAATGA
- a CDS encoding T9SS type A sorting domain-containing protein, with protein sequence MKFATLLTLFMLFGVVFINPMGASAQELRPSLQRLLQSSSAEAPGTEARVRWESRSSAPSYVARVRICEGDSGVDSKTRADAFIRRNADVFGTNFHSDFEVERTVTLGDYRIVKFQQMYKGYKILEATYRVNLDKEGCILGFGGTYATIERDMTVPSTDVASVVSAINEVIPITFASTETLAVELFVSIADPADPVWIYRLKSHEGDIFYSVASRKVLEHDGSSGSTFDNGPASPFLDGDIATEMHMSDREQATIRPFRIELDDIPSNRASKAGHAYSTNPSDGTYVIKQLGALDGTGQYLESGYYGLKIYNAAFNPLNHSTGAGTTTAELGGGNEYKFELNEITGTTCNGVSFHVNVDCSHLDDSNAYYHMANYMGWHDLLYYLGTTPHVEVESLREQDNVGKVKEYTSVADQWYIRLGVKSSNLSPVYESGGKDRSVIFHEYNHVVSREALGYEPTFGTNEAGAIDEGLADLLSALYIQSPHIMEGAVWCPPKHLAEDEILCDGPDETYLRTLDTDYSTWAYDSTKSISNQDLEFNTCSYQQFKNGVYSCASIIYTDNTEHALGTVLAGAVWDYYLDASPYVMDLFYLTHLTLSNLDNDADLKDFADVIRDQADLISGIDGPLLSGHLRNRNIYEHGTPRTYTVPSKQGLIQQPIAEIDSTIALGATDVDGLVRVYPNPVGSILTISLSPDLSSSLLLNIWDSLGRRVLSISSESNSVGSTQTLDVSNLSSGTYVVDVQTSVGNYRTTFVKI encoded by the coding sequence ATGAAATTCGCCACGCTACTTACGCTGTTCATGCTCTTTGGAGTTGTATTTATTAATCCTATGGGCGCATCTGCGCAGGAACTGCGTCCCTCCCTGCAAAGGCTCCTGCAATCGTCCTCCGCGGAAGCACCCGGAACGGAGGCACGAGTTCGCTGGGAGTCGCGGTCCAGCGCTCCCTCATATGTAGCACGCGTTCGGATATGTGAAGGCGATTCTGGTGTCGACAGTAAAACAAGAGCCGATGCCTTTATTCGACGCAACGCAGACGTATTTGGGACGAATTTCCATTCCGATTTCGAAGTTGAGCGCACCGTAACTCTTGGTGACTACCGTATTGTCAAGTTTCAGCAGATGTATAAGGGATATAAGATTCTTGAAGCAACATACCGTGTGAACCTAGATAAAGAAGGGTGTATTCTAGGGTTTGGAGGTACATATGCTACGATCGAACGTGACATGACAGTACCATCCACGGATGTGGCGAGCGTCGTATCTGCAATCAACGAAGTCATACCCATAACATTTGCATCTACCGAGACTCTTGCCGTCGAGTTATTCGTTTCAATCGCCGATCCTGCGGATCCAGTCTGGATTTACAGATTAAAGTCCCATGAAGGCGACATTTTCTATAGTGTCGCATCACGAAAGGTGCTCGAACATGACGGAAGCTCTGGAAGTACATTCGATAATGGCCCAGCAAGTCCGTTTTTAGATGGCGATATAGCAACGGAGATGCACATGTCAGATCGGGAGCAGGCGACAATTCGACCGTTCCGGATCGAACTGGATGACATACCCAGTAATCGTGCAAGTAAGGCCGGACATGCTTATAGTACGAATCCGAGCGACGGCACTTATGTAATAAAACAACTTGGTGCGCTTGATGGCACCGGCCAATATTTAGAATCAGGTTATTATGGACTAAAGATTTACAACGCGGCATTCAATCCCTTAAATCATTCGACTGGTGCCGGAACCACTACTGCCGAATTAGGAGGAGGGAATGAGTATAAATTTGAGCTCAACGAAATCACGGGGACTACTTGTAATGGCGTGAGTTTTCATGTGAATGTGGATTGCAGTCATTTAGACGACTCCAATGCATATTATCATATGGCTAATTATATGGGCTGGCACGATTTGCTATACTATCTGGGGACAACACCACATGTGGAAGTTGAATCTCTCCGCGAACAGGACAACGTTGGGAAAGTCAAAGAATATACCAGCGTTGCGGATCAGTGGTACATTAGATTAGGAGTTAAGTCTAGTAACTTATCGCCGGTATATGAAAGCGGTGGCAAAGACCGGTCGGTAATATTTCATGAATACAACCACGTTGTTTCTCGGGAAGCCCTGGGTTATGAACCAACTTTTGGAACGAACGAAGCGGGCGCGATAGATGAAGGGCTCGCTGACCTTCTATCAGCGCTTTATATCCAAAGTCCTCATATAATGGAAGGCGCTGTTTGGTGTCCTCCCAAGCACCTGGCTGAAGATGAGATTCTGTGCGACGGACCGGACGAGACCTACCTGAGAACTCTTGATACGGATTATTCCACCTGGGCATATGATTCTACAAAATCGATCAGTAACCAAGATCTTGAATTCAATACGTGTAGTTATCAACAATTCAAGAATGGCGTATATTCATGTGCCTCTATTATTTACACTGATAATACTGAACACGCGCTTGGGACCGTATTGGCTGGTGCTGTGTGGGACTATTACTTAGATGCCTCGCCGTATGTGATGGATTTGTTTTATTTAACGCACTTAACTTTGAGCAATCTTGACAATGATGCCGATCTTAAGGACTTTGCTGACGTGATTCGGGATCAGGCTGATCTTATCTCGGGTATTGATGGTCCTCTACTCAGTGGGCACCTTCGGAATCGGAATATCTACGAACACGGAACTCCGCGCACCTATACAGTTCCATCCAAGCAGGGTTTGATTCAACAGCCTATTGCCGAAATTGATAGTACAATAGCCCTCGGTGCCACAGATGTAGATGGTCTCGTCCGTGTATATCCAAATCCTGTTGGATCGATATTGACGATTTCCTTGAGCCCCGATTTGTCGTCGAGTCTCCTTCTCAACATTTGGGATTCCCTAGGGCGCAGGGTGCTGTCTATTTCAAGTGAAAGCAACTCAGTCGGTTCTACTCAGACACTCGATGTATCGAACTTATCTTCTGGTACGTATGTCGTCGACGTTCAAACGAGTGTTGGCAATTATCGAACAACATTTGTAAAGATATAG
- a CDS encoding multicopper oxidase domain-containing protein: MATDNDCKPLSLYCIELVPTVAFEGVRSAVELARPPSAFGVAVSRDGHQRYRLIVHTEGLPSPPAGHAYVLWSMPLVLDPVVRQATIVNGEVDAGEIALNRFMLLVTLEPEDAAADAGRTGPIVMRGRSPSSRMEPHDLFQLSAFADPIRSEEGEDGSEEAGEGEHQIAGNGHQEHGHGQPVGSVVVGVWPVPPMHAGVRMPAAMHTLKPTVSPWKPDDKLLEWAGVDRMEDLPRALPREVYHLKDGDELTLHAEVVRKTLNGREMAFLGYNRQIPGPLLWVDQNVTLQVTFKNDTPFPSSIHWHGLRHDYRFDGVPGLTQEAVPPGGSFEYTVHFPDAGLFWYHPHHREDIQQELGLYGNMLVNVPESDAEPMRTEVIVLDDLALADGGTDNTVVPFGTESTNYAFMGRFGTVPLINGEPEITLTARTDERVRLLVTNVSNTRTWNVSVEGHALAVVGSDLGLYAAPVWEESMAIAPAERYTADLEAAAPGRYAITNRIQSIDHTEGRFFPEVDTLGWLVVEGAAAAKRDQSGLTPAMTAQRTARDRASVDSAAMDSVAAMVPAEPSHEIELFIRTRNLPPLVDWLLKADQSYFHPVEWSGTMPMMNWSASAGEVEWVMREASTGRENMAIQWRFERGTVHRIRIHNLRDTPHAMQHPIHLHGQRFLVLSYNGRAVEHRVWKDTVLIPAGMTADIAVEFTNPGRWMMHCHIAEHLETGMMAGFIVE; the protein is encoded by the coding sequence ATGGCCACAGACAATGACTGCAAACCCCTCTCCCTGTACTGCATTGAGCTCGTGCCGACCGTGGCCTTTGAAGGGGTGCGCTCGGCGGTCGAGCTTGCTCGACCGCCGAGCGCATTCGGTGTTGCCGTCTCGAGGGATGGCCATCAGCGCTACCGGCTGATCGTTCATACGGAAGGGTTACCAAGTCCTCCCGCGGGGCATGCCTATGTACTCTGGTCGATGCCGCTGGTGCTCGACCCCGTGGTGCGGCAGGCCACGATCGTGAACGGCGAAGTAGATGCGGGCGAAATCGCGCTCAACCGGTTCATGCTGCTCGTCACCCTGGAGCCGGAGGATGCGGCAGCGGACGCCGGCCGGACGGGACCTATCGTCATGCGCGGGCGCTCCCCGTCCAGTCGGATGGAGCCGCACGATCTGTTCCAGCTTTCGGCTTTCGCGGATCCAATACGGTCGGAAGAAGGGGAAGATGGGAGTGAAGAGGCTGGTGAAGGGGAACACCAAATTGCTGGAAACGGTCACCAGGAGCACGGGCATGGACAGCCAGTTGGCTCGGTCGTCGTCGGCGTCTGGCCCGTCCCGCCCATGCATGCGGGTGTGCGCATGCCGGCGGCCATGCACACCCTGAAACCAACGGTCTCGCCATGGAAGCCGGATGATAAACTTCTGGAATGGGCGGGCGTCGACCGAATGGAAGACCTGCCACGTGCACTACCCAGGGAGGTCTACCACCTGAAGGATGGCGACGAGCTGACCCTGCATGCGGAAGTCGTCCGGAAAACCCTGAACGGCCGGGAAATGGCCTTCCTGGGCTACAATCGGCAAATACCGGGGCCTCTGTTGTGGGTCGATCAAAATGTAACCTTGCAGGTTACATTTAAGAATGACACCCCGTTTCCGTCGTCCATCCACTGGCACGGCCTGCGGCACGACTACCGGTTCGACGGCGTACCCGGCCTGACCCAGGAGGCCGTTCCACCCGGTGGATCCTTCGAATACACGGTTCACTTTCCGGATGCGGGGCTGTTCTGGTACCATCCGCATCATCGGGAGGACATCCAGCAGGAACTTGGCCTGTACGGCAACATGCTGGTGAACGTGCCGGAATCCGACGCCGAGCCCATGCGCACGGAAGTCATCGTGCTCGATGATCTTGCGCTGGCAGATGGCGGCACAGACAACACGGTCGTGCCCTTTGGCACAGAGTCGACGAACTACGCCTTCATGGGGCGGTTCGGCACCGTGCCGCTCATAAACGGCGAGCCGGAAATCACCCTCACGGCCCGCACCGATGAGCGCGTTCGGCTGCTGGTCACCAATGTCTCGAATACTCGCACGTGGAATGTAAGCGTGGAGGGCCACGCTCTGGCTGTCGTCGGCTCCGACTTGGGACTGTATGCAGCGCCAGTCTGGGAGGAAAGCATGGCCATTGCGCCCGCTGAGCGGTATACCGCGGACCTGGAGGCGGCGGCCCCCGGCCGATATGCCATCACGAATCGCATCCAGTCCATTGATCATACGGAGGGCCGCTTCTTTCCCGAAGTCGACACGCTGGGGTGGCTCGTAGTGGAGGGTGCCGCGGCCGCCAAACGGGATCAGTCCGGCCTGACACCGGCCATGACCGCACAGCGCACCGCTCGCGACCGCGCCAGCGTCGACAGCGCCGCTATGGATTCCGTCGCCGCAATGGTCCCGGCCGAGCCCTCCCACGAAATCGAGCTGTTCATCCGGACGCGCAATCTGCCGCCGCTCGTGGACTGGCTGCTCAAGGCCGATCAGTCCTATTTCCACCCGGTGGAATGGTCGGGCACCATGCCCATGATGAATTGGAGCGCATCGGCCGGTGAAGTGGAATGGGTCATGCGCGAAGCGTCGACCGGCCGCGAGAACATGGCCATCCAGTGGCGTTTCGAACGGGGCACCGTGCATCGCATCCGCATCCACAACCTGCGGGATACCCCTCACGCCATGCAGCATCCCATCCATCTGCACGGCCAGCGCTTCCTCGTCCTGTCCTACAACGGCCGCGCGGTGGAGCACAGGGTCTGGAAGGATACGGTCCTCATTCCGGCGGGCATGACGGCCGACATCGCGGTGGAATTCACCAACCCCGGGCGATGGATGATGCACTGCCACATCGCCGAACATCTGGAGACGGGCATGATGGCGGGATTTATTGTAGAATAG
- a CDS encoding amidohydrolase family protein, with amino-acid sequence MMRSPVTLRIPLLAFLLSMLLASSAVAQRPQAVQQYVASDAPLMAIENVTVLDGTGAQAQSGVTVVIRDGKIAAIGSNVDVPAGAERVDGSGKTLMPGMIGMHNHTFYTTSQRRIQLDFTAPLLYLASGVTTIRTTGSYAPYSELELKHSIERGRQVGPRMFVTGPYLTGGEGYTYMTRVGNAEDARRVVRYWAEEGVDWFKAYTLISREELAAAIDEAHKHGVKVTGHLCSVSFREAVALGIDNLEHGFFTNTDYDADRAPDSCPNDFRESLVAMDLDSDDIQATFREMNEAGVGMTSTLAVYEMYVPNRPPLEQRVLNAMSTETQQEYLQTRANIADQNSALWRELFAKSLAYEKAFVEAGGLLASGVDPTGYGGALPGYGDQRNFELLHEAGFTTPEVVQIMTLNGARILGIADETGSVEVGKTADLVLIDGDLTTDPASIRNVEWVFRDGVAFDSALMIEAVEGQVGIR; translated from the coding sequence ATGATGCGCTCTCCGGTCACCCTTCGCATTCCGCTCCTGGCATTCCTCCTGTCGATGCTCCTGGCCAGCTCGGCGGTGGCCCAGCGACCGCAGGCCGTCCAACAGTATGTGGCATCCGATGCGCCGCTCATGGCCATTGAAAACGTGACGGTCCTGGATGGGACCGGTGCGCAAGCGCAATCCGGGGTGACCGTGGTCATCCGGGACGGCAAGATTGCCGCCATCGGGTCGAATGTCGACGTGCCGGCAGGCGCCGAGCGGGTTGACGGCTCCGGCAAGACGCTCATGCCGGGCATGATCGGCATGCACAACCACACGTTCTATACCACGTCGCAGCGGCGCATCCAGCTGGATTTCACGGCGCCGTTGCTGTATCTGGCATCGGGTGTCACCACCATCCGGACGACGGGCAGTTATGCGCCGTACTCCGAACTCGAACTGAAGCATTCCATCGAGCGGGGGCGTCAGGTGGGGCCGCGGATGTTCGTGACGGGTCCGTATCTGACCGGCGGCGAGGGCTATACGTACATGACGCGCGTCGGCAACGCCGAGGATGCGCGCCGCGTGGTCCGCTACTGGGCGGAGGAAGGCGTGGACTGGTTCAAGGCCTACACGCTGATTTCCCGGGAGGAACTCGCAGCAGCCATCGATGAAGCCCACAAGCATGGCGTGAAAGTGACGGGCCACCTGTGTTCGGTGTCTTTCCGCGAGGCCGTGGCGCTGGGCATCGACAACCTGGAGCATGGCTTCTTCACGAACACGGATTACGACGCGGATCGGGCGCCGGACTCCTGCCCGAATGACTTCCGGGAGAGCCTGGTGGCCATGGACCTGGACAGCGACGACATCCAGGCGACCTTCCGTGAAATGAACGAGGCGGGTGTCGGCATGACCTCCACGCTGGCCGTCTACGAGATGTACGTGCCGAATCGTCCGCCGCTTGAGCAGCGCGTGCTGAACGCCATGTCCACGGAGACGCAGCAGGAATACCTGCAGACCCGCGCCAACATCGCCGATCAGAATTCGGCGTTGTGGCGGGAGCTGTTCGCCAAGAGCCTGGCCTACGAAAAGGCGTTCGTGGAGGCCGGTGGACTGTTGGCTTCGGGCGTGGATCCGACGGGATACGGTGGTGCCCTGCCCGGCTACGGCGACCAGCGCAATTTCGAACTCCTGCATGAGGCCGGATTCACCACGCCCGAAGTGGTACAGATCATGACGCTGAATGGCGCGCGGATCCTGGGCATTGCCGACGAGACCGGCTCAGTGGAAGTGGGCAAGACGGCCGACCTCGTGCTCATTGACGGCGACTTGACGACCGACCCGGCGTCCATCCGGAACGTCGAATGGGTATTCCGCGACGGGGTGGCCTTCGACTCGGCCCTCATGATCGAGGCCGTGGAGGGTCAGGTGGGGATTCGGTAG
- a CDS encoding MarC family protein, which yields MTPYIESFLPLFVAMNLPGVLPLFIGMTDGLSESARHKLILQALSTAFVVATVILFAGDVIFRTLGITVNDLRVGGGIILLVLSITDLIFGDMRRRAPDAEDEEIQDSTQGIVPIGIPLTIGPAAITTILVSQSSFGYMPTLASLLANLTLVAFGYWFGPALLKKLGNGAAKAVAKVASLFLAAIAVAMIRAGILGML from the coding sequence TTGACGCCCTATATCGAATCATTCCTGCCTCTGTTCGTGGCCATGAACCTGCCGGGAGTCCTCCCCCTGTTCATTGGCATGACGGACGGGCTCTCGGAGTCGGCCCGCCACAAACTCATACTTCAAGCCCTTTCCACGGCTTTTGTTGTCGCGACGGTCATTCTTTTTGCAGGCGATGTGATTTTCCGCACCCTTGGCATTACCGTCAATGACCTGCGGGTCGGTGGAGGCATCATCCTGTTGGTGCTCAGCATCACGGACCTCATCTTCGGTGACATGCGCCGCCGTGCGCCCGACGCCGAGGACGAAGAAATCCAGGACTCGACCCAGGGCATCGTGCCCATCGGCATCCCGCTGACCATCGGCCCGGCCGCCATCACGACCATCCTGGTCAGCCAGTCGTCATTCGGCTACATGCCGACGCTGGCCTCCCTCCTGGCCAACCTGACTCTCGTCGCATTCGGTTACTGGTTCGGTCCGGCTCTGCTGAAAAAGCTTGGAAACGGCGCTGCAAAGGCCGTGGCCAAGGTGGCCAGCCTGTTCCTGGCTGCCATCGCCGTAGCCATGATCCGCGCCGGAATCCTGGGGATGCTCTAG